The sequence CGGGGTTATCGTCACCGTCCGGGACGTTCTTGACGACGACGTCCTGCCGGGCGGCGGCAGCGGTGGACAGCCCGTGGAGACCGAGGCGGACTGACGCGATCGCCCTCGCCGAGACAAAACCGTTATTACCCGACGGCAGCCTGTATCCAGCAACCAATGCTCGAGGCCGCGAACGTCAGCAAGAAGTTCGGGGGCCTCGTCGCGGTCGACGGGGTGGACTTCGAGATCGACCGCGGCGAGATCGTGGGGCTCATCGGTCCCAACGGCGCGGGGAAGACGACGCTTTTCAACACCATCACCGGGGTTCTCGACCCCGAAAAGGGGTCGGAAATCACGTTCAACGGCGAGGACCTCCTCGCGCTCGATACCCACGAGATCGCCAGGTCGGGGGTCCTCCGCACCTTCCAGATCGTCCGGGTGTTCGGGGAGATGACGGTGCTGGAGAACGCCGCCGCCGGCGCCCTGTTCGGCACCGACGAGTCGATCTCCCAGGCGGAAGCCGAGCGACGCGGCCGGGAGGCGCTCGCGTTCGTCGGCTTGGAGGACAAAGCCGAGATGGAGGCGCGTAACCTTCCGATCGCCCAGCAGAAACAGCTGGAGTTGGCGCGGACCGTCGCGTCGGATCCGGATCTCGTCCTGTTGGACGAGATCGCGAGCGGGCTCACCCCCGGCGAGATCGAGGAGCTATCGGACACGATCCGGCGGCTCCGCGACGACCGCGACGTCTCGGTGTTCTGGATCGAGCACATTATGGACGCGATCTTGGGGACCGCAGATCGGATCATCGTCCTCAAGAACGGCCGGAAGATCGCGGAGGGAGCCCCCGAGGAGATCAGGAACAACGAGGCGGTCACCGAGGCGTACTTAGGGGCCGAGGAATCGTGATCGAACTCGACGGCATCGACGTCTCCTACGGCAACATCCAGGTCATCTGGGATCTCGACCTCCACGTTTCCGAGGACGACGCCGTGGTCTCGATCGTCGGCCCCAACGGCGCCGGGAAGTCGACGCTGCTGAAAGTGATGTCCGGCCTCCACCCGGTCGACGACGGTCGCGTGACCGTCTGGGGGTCCGATGCCGCCGACCTGGACCCGACCGACATCGTCGAGCGGGGGTTCGTCCACGTCTCCGAGGAGCGGAACCTCTTCGGGGATATGACCGTCCGCGAGAACCTGGAGATGGGGGCGTACACCCACCGCGACGGCCTCGAAGACACGATACGGGAGGTCTACGAGCTGTTCCCGATCCTCGAGGAGCGATCCGATCAGTTGGCGACGTCGATGAGCGGGGGCCAACAGCAGATGCTCGCGATCGGCCGCGGGCTGATGGCCCAGCCGAAGATCCTCGCCTTGGACGAGCCCTCCGAAGGGCTGGCGCCGCAGATCACCGACCGGGTGTTCGAGAAGATCGAGGCGATCAGCGAGGAGATCACTGTCCTGTTGATCGAACAGCACGTCAACCGCGCGCTGAAGATGGCCCAGCGGGCGTACCTGCTTGAGAACGGCCGCGTCGTCCGCGAGGACACGGGAACGGGCCTGCTGGAGAGCGACCACGTCAAGGAGGCGTACCTCTGAGATGGGCCGGTACTTCGAGGACATCGACGCGGGCGAGACCCACGACCTCGGTTCCTACACCGCCGACCGCGAGGAACTGATCGAGTTCGCCCGCCGGTACGATCCCCAGCCGATCCACGTCGATCCCGACGCCGCAGCGCGGACGATGTTCGGCGGCCTCATCGCCAGCGGGTGGCACACGGCCGGATCGTGTATGGCGCTCCTGACCGAGGGGTTCCTCAACGGCACCGCGTCGGTGGGGTCGTTCGGGCTTGACGAACTCCGGTGGCCGAGTCCGGTCCGTCCGGGCGACACCGTCTCCGCGTCGGTCGAGATCCCCGAGACCCACGCCTCCGGGAGCCGGGACGACCGGGGGTACGTCGACATCGAACTCCACGCCGAGAACGGCGAGGGCGAGGAGGTGCTGTTCTGGGACTCGACGAACATCATCCTCACCCGCGCCGGCAGCGACAAGTGGCCGTTCGACGAGTAGGCGCTACCCCGGCGCGTCGACGTAGATGTCGCCGTCTGCGACCTCACAGTCGAAGGTCGCGATCCGCTTGCCCGACACCGCGTGCTCGCCGGTCTCGAGGTCCCACTCCCAGAGGTGCCACGGGCAGGAGACGGTACACGCCGCCTCGTTCACGCCGCCGCGGGTCGAGGTCCAGGTGTCGTCGGCGTTGAGCTTCGCCTCGCCAGCCTTACACAGCGGGGCCTGCTGGT comes from Halobellus ruber and encodes:
- a CDS encoding ABC transporter ATP-binding protein, coding for MLEAANVSKKFGGLVAVDGVDFEIDRGEIVGLIGPNGAGKTTLFNTITGVLDPEKGSEITFNGEDLLALDTHEIARSGVLRTFQIVRVFGEMTVLENAAAGALFGTDESISQAEAERRGREALAFVGLEDKAEMEARNLPIAQQKQLELARTVASDPDLVLLDEIASGLTPGEIEELSDTIRRLRDDRDVSVFWIEHIMDAILGTADRIIVLKNGRKIAEGAPEEIRNNEAVTEAYLGAEES
- a CDS encoding ATP-binding cassette domain-containing protein; this encodes MIELDGIDVSYGNIQVIWDLDLHVSEDDAVVSIVGPNGAGKSTLLKVMSGLHPVDDGRVTVWGSDAADLDPTDIVERGFVHVSEERNLFGDMTVRENLEMGAYTHRDGLEDTIREVYELFPILEERSDQLATSMSGGQQQMLAIGRGLMAQPKILALDEPSEGLAPQITDRVFEKIEAISEEITVLLIEQHVNRALKMAQRAYLLENGRVVREDTGTGLLESDHVKEAYL
- a CDS encoding MaoC family dehydratase is translated as MGRYFEDIDAGETHDLGSYTADREELIEFARRYDPQPIHVDPDAAARTMFGGLIASGWHTAGSCMALLTEGFLNGTASVGSFGLDELRWPSPVRPGDTVSASVEIPETHASGSRDDRGYVDIELHAENGEGEEVLFWDSTNIILTRAGSDKWPFDE
- a CDS encoding Rieske (2Fe-2S) protein, coding for MSTHPARDDDFVKVATAEAIDAGSGIAVDVGGIEIAVFNVDGEFYAISNRCAHQQAPLCKAGEAKLNADDTWTSTRGGVNEAACTVSCPWHLWEWDLETGEHAVSGKRIATFDCEVADGDIYVDAPG